The genomic DNA CTCGGAACCGGTTATGCCGAGCCAAGGCTTGTAATTTTGAAAGGCCATCACAATGCCGCCCATCGGAATGTAGCTAAATACAATTAAGAAAATGATGGCTGGCAGCAGCATAATATGAAATGGCCACGTACGTTGCAGACTTCTCATTGCAGTTCCTCCTGTAACTCTCATGTTATACTTCAATTATAGAGACGTTTCCGCTGTCCCGACAGTTCAAAAAACCAACATACATGGCACAAAAGCAATCATTTTTTAGTCTCACCATGGGAGTGAAAGTATATCTCGTATTCATAAAGATAACGCATTCATTTCTAATTGCTTCTGGTAATCTGTATTAAAAAGGCTGCCCGTTTGGGCAGCCTTTCTACCAGTTTTAACTGTTACTACTTTTCAATGCTTTTATACCATTCGTTCACTTCATTTGTAATTTGTTCGCCTCCGGCAGTCTTCCACGTCTGCACGAAGGTGTCAAAGGCCGAAATCGGCTGTTTACCATAAATAATTTCATTGAAGGTCTGGTTTTCGATTTTGTCCAGATAGTCCTTTTTGGCCTTCATCGTTGGGGTAGTAGGCCCCGTGAACTGATCCTTCATGGAGATGTCCTTTTGTTCCATCAACACCTTGGCAGCCGCAGGAGTATCTTTCCCGTAATTAACCATTACATCCTTCTCTAGACGGGTCTTCGCTTCCCCGCCGTTAGCCAAGCTTAACAAAGCTTTCATTTGGGCATCAGGTATACGCGCACCATCACGAACCAGCAAATAACGAACAGAGTTTACATAACCTCCTGCTATTTTGTCGATAGGCAACAGCTTTCCACTCGCATCCAAATCATAGTCGTAGCCTTTAAACATCCCGTTCGCCAAATCCCCTTCCGGTTTGGCATTTGCAAAGTGATCAAACAGGTAATTTTGGTAGGTGAAAAAAGCTTCAGGATGCTGCATTTGTTTGTTGATCAGTACGACACCATTGGTGTATTGCGTACCGTGCCGCATGGCTTTGTTGTCAGGCCCCACTGGGATCTTGATCGGCTTCCATACAGCGCTCTTCACATTTTTCACCGTATCCTGGAGCGGCCAGCCACTCATCCAGTATGGACCAGGAATCATACCTGCTGTTCCCGCGACTGTGGGTTCTGCCGTCTTATTCTCATCCCATAATGCTGCTTCCTGAGGAATATATCCCTTTTTGAGCCACTCGCTAAGCTTTTGTAAACCCGGCTTCATGCCAGGCTGCACGGAGCCATATTCCAGACTGCCGTTCGTACCTTTGTTCCACTGTTGCGGGAGTGTACCGTATGCCCCGAAAATCCAGGACGGGTCACCCATCCAAGTGTTCATGGACTTTTTGAAACCGATGCTGAGCGGAATAACTTTGTCCGGAGACAATCCATCCGGATTTTTGTTTTTAAAAGCATCCATCACTTTTTCCAGCTCATCCATCGTCTGAGGGGCCTTCATGCCCAGCTTGTCCAGCCAATCCTGTCGTACCCACAACACATAGTCGTGATTATAGGCGAAATCCAGTACAGGAATACCCATTTTTTTGCCATCCCGACTATACTGGTTCCATACGTTCGTATCCTGATTCATCGCTTGCTTCCAGGAATCCGAAGCATACTTATCGAATAACGGACCCGCTTCCGCAAACATGCCGGAATCGATCATATCCTGCGCCAGTTGCTCATTCTCCGTCCCCAGTACAACGACGTCCGGCATCTCCTGACCTGAGGACATAGCCAAACGCAGCTTGGTGGCAAATGCACCATTCGTATCCGTGACAGACCAGAGTGATTTAATATTAATACCGAATTTCTCTTTAGCCCATTTCGTCGCAACGTTATTTTCGATAGATTCACCATTTTTAAATTTTAAGGCGGGATCTACACCCCATACCGTGGAAATTGTGACTTCCGGATTGTATTTTTCTTTGTATACGTTTTCAGTTTTAGCTGTGCTATTGGTATCTCCACCACTCCCTGTACCAGAGCAGCCCACAAGGCCAACTCCTAATACCATAGTTGCGGCGAGCAACGACAACAGCTTTTTTTTCGAATGAACTCGCATATTGTTCCCCCTCAAAAAATCATTTTCTACTCTTTTATTATAAGAGGGCTTTACTACGCAGCCTATGTCACAAAATAAATATTTCTGCACCTTTCCCAACTGATCTTTACTATTCTCTTCTTGGTCTCATCTTTACTGGTCCCGAAATTCATGTGGAGTCATTCCGTAATGCTTTTTGAACATCTTACTGAAATATTGGGGATTCTGATAGCCCAGTTCGGTTGTAATTTCATAAATTTTTTTGTTGGAATACTTGAGTAGATAAAGAGCCCGCTCCATTCTCATTCGGATGATATAATCTCCCAGACCTTCTCCGGTTTCAGCTTTATAGATTTTCGACAAATAGACCGGATGAAGATAAACCTGATCGGCAATCGTCTTAACAGACAGCTCCTGACCTTTATCCTGGAAGATGAGCTCCTGAACCTGTTTGACCACGTAGCTTTTGGCGCTTTGCTCACTTGCAGACCATTCCGATTTCAGCTTGTTCATCATGGAGAATATCCATTCCTTCAGGTTGGAGAACGATTGAACCATTTTCTGCGCATGCAACGGGTCGAAGCCTGTTTGATCCATCTGCGTAATGAAGCGACCTTGCTTGTGTGCCGTGTACATAAAGGCGCTCGTAACCGAGATAAACAGCTCATATAAATGTTCGCGGGTATACCCTGCTTCCTCTATCTTCCCAAATACACGGTTCAGCTTCGCCTCAGCCTCCTCCCATTGCCTAGACTCCAGTAAATGAGTGAGCGTAGGAGGCATGTATAGTCCCTCCAGCGACTTGACCGACCTGTGAGACTGTTCTGTCTGCTCATCCACAAATAGCAACGTATCCGTCTCCTCCTGGTGGTTCCAGTATAAGGATCTTATCGCCGTCTGATATGCCTTAGGCAGCTCCTCCGGGAACATAAACCAACCTGTTACTGTGACGTAAATGTCCCCTTTCAAGTAATTGCTCACATTTTTCCGAAAGGTTTCGATCGTCGCCCGCAAAATACTACTATGCTCGTCCATACTAATTTCTGTTAATCGCTTCATTTCATGCTGTTCTGGGACATCATCTGATCCTTCTTCATGATCCATACCATACTTTTCCCGATTGTTATTCCAATTTGCTTCTATTAATACGATTAAGCAATCATGTGGCGCTTTACAGTGCCAGACGTGAAAATCGGGTGCGAACACTTCTTCAGCAATATTCCCAATCGCATACTCGATTAAGGATATAGAATGATAATCCATATCAGAAAAATGCTTGCCCATCTGAA from Paenibacillus sp. FSL R10-2782 includes the following:
- a CDS encoding sugar ABC transporter, with protein sequence MRVHSKKKLLSLLAATMVLGVGLVGCSGTGSGGDTNSTAKTENVYKEKYNPEVTISTVWGVDPALKFKNGESIENNVATKWAKEKFGINIKSLWSVTDTNGAFATKLRLAMSSGQEMPDVVVLGTENEQLAQDMIDSGMFAEAGPLFDKYASDSWKQAMNQDTNVWNQYSRDGKKMGIPVLDFAYNHDYVLWVRQDWLDKLGMKAPQTMDELEKVMDAFKNKNPDGLSPDKVIPLSIGFKKSMNTWMGDPSWIFGAYGTLPQQWNKGTNGSLEYGSVQPGMKPGLQKLSEWLKKGYIPQEAALWDENKTAEPTVAGTAGMIPGPYWMSGWPLQDTVKNVKSAVWKPIKIPVGPDNKAMRHGTQYTNGVVLINKQMQHPEAFFTYQNYLFDHFANAKPEGDLANGMFKGYDYDLDASGKLLPIDKIAGGYVNSVRYLLVRDGARIPDAQMKALLSLANGGEAKTRLEKDVMVNYGKDTPAAAKVLMEQKDISMKDQFTGPTTPTMKAKKDYLDKIENQTFNEIIYGKQPISAFDTFVQTWKTAGGEQITNEVNEWYKSIEK
- a CDS encoding response regulator, with the translated sequence MVQILLVDDESYVTESLAATIPWEALGIERVHQAASALAAVDVLEAYDIDILVTDIRMPGMTGLELIVEVNERWPHIRCLLLTGYADFEYAKKALQLKAFDYILKPVDDEEFMKCVSAAIDSLKEEWEAFNKVHQLQYNRRTDFGVLRTHLMHDLVLGRDLSAQMIEDRLSQYEIMLRTGHPAGMLLIQMGKHFSDMDYHSISLIEYAIGNIAEEVFAPDFHVWHCKAPHDCLIVLIEANWNNNREKYGMDHEEGSDDVPEQHEMKRLTEISMDEHSSILRATIETFRKNVSNYLKGDIYVTVTGWFMFPEELPKAYQTAIRSLYWNHQEETDTLLFVDEQTEQSHRSVKSLEGLYMPPTLTHLLESRQWEEAEAKLNRVFGKIEEAGYTREHLYELFISVTSAFMYTAHKQGRFITQMDQTGFDPLHAQKMVQSFSNLKEWIFSMMNKLKSEWSASEQSAKSYVVKQVQELIFQDKGQELSVKTIADQVYLHPVYLSKIYKAETGEGLGDYIIRMRMERALYLLKYSNKKIYEITTELGYQNPQYFSKMFKKHYGMTPHEFRDQ